The following are from one region of the Petrotoga mobilis SJ95 genome:
- a CDS encoding VanZ family protein, whose translation MDDKNKDITKIKDMFWKALFLLYIVFIIYLSVSKPIINYSSFKGEDKIVHFVSYFLGADFFFMAFFKKSKRSYFILFLIFFLLVPLLTEYFQKFSIYHTYSHLDMVASYLGAVCGSLFFAFKYKAFN comes from the coding sequence ATGGATGATAAAAATAAAGATATAACTAAAATAAAAGATATGTTTTGGAAAGCTTTATTCCTTTTATACATAGTTTTTATTATATATCTATCGGTTTCCAAACCCATAATTAATTATAGTAGTTTCAAAGGAGAAGACAAAATAGTTCATTTTGTTTCGTATTTTTTGGGTGCCGATTTTTTCTTTATGGCTTTTTTCAAAAAAAGTAAAAGATCTTATTTTATACTTTTTTTGATTTTTTTTCTTTTAGTTCCCTTACTAACAGAATATTTTCAAAAATTCAGTATTTATCATACATATAGCCATTTAGACATGGTTGCAAGTTATTTAGGTGCCGTTTGTGGTTCTCTTTTTTTTGCCTTCAAATATAAGGCTTTCAATTAG
- the tgt gene encoding tRNA guanosine(34) transglycosylase Tgt encodes MDDSPIKFELIHIDRYTGARRGRIVTKHGTIETPVFMPVGTNATVKTLTNSLLNDINTEIILANAFHLYLRPGLEVLEHFQGLHNFMNWEKPILTDSGGFQVFSLPNTRLTDEKVIFKSPLDGSQIELTPEKSLDIQKVIGSDIAMVLDVCINSLSGYDAVKDSVQKTFNWALRSKRYHNSNGQALFGIVQGGLFEDLRNLSLSQITSLDFDGYALGGLAVGEKYQDSEKILKAFGNKLPENKPRYIMGIGSPTMMFLSVENGLDMFDCVLPTRMGRHGTALTWKGKLNLKSSEVKFDQKPIDEKCDCYTCKNHSRGYIHHLFKKDEVLGKILLSIHNLRFNISLVEKMREAIENDEFKFFKDEFFSSSTYSLTN; translated from the coding sequence ATGGATGATTCACCTATAAAATTTGAATTAATTCATATTGATAGATACACTGGGGCTAGGCGTGGGCGAATCGTCACAAAACATGGCACTATTGAAACACCAGTTTTTATGCCTGTAGGTACGAATGCAACCGTAAAAACTTTAACTAACTCGTTATTAAACGATATCAATACTGAGATAATATTAGCTAATGCTTTTCATCTTTACTTAAGACCAGGCTTAGAGGTTCTTGAGCATTTTCAAGGTCTTCATAACTTCATGAACTGGGAGAAGCCGATTTTGACAGATAGCGGAGGGTTTCAGGTATTTTCCTTACCAAACACTAGATTAACTGATGAAAAAGTAATTTTCAAATCTCCACTGGATGGTTCTCAAATAGAGTTAACTCCCGAGAAATCTTTGGATATACAAAAAGTAATTGGATCAGATATTGCAATGGTTTTAGATGTATGTATAAACTCCTTGTCTGGGTACGATGCTGTAAAAGATAGTGTGCAAAAAACTTTTAATTGGGCTTTAAGATCCAAACGATATCATAATAGCAACGGACAGGCATTATTCGGTATAGTTCAAGGAGGCCTCTTTGAAGATTTAAGAAATCTCAGTTTGTCTCAGATAACCTCTTTAGATTTCGATGGTTATGCCTTAGGAGGATTAGCCGTAGGAGAAAAATACCAAGATTCTGAAAAGATTTTAAAAGCTTTTGGAAATAAATTACCTGAAAACAAACCAAGATACATAATGGGGATAGGTTCTCCCACCATGATGTTTTTATCTGTAGAAAACGGTTTGGATATGTTCGATTGCGTCTTACCAACAAGAATGGGAAGACACGGAACAGCATTAACCTGGAAAGGAAAACTAAACTTAAAATCCTCAGAGGTTAAATTTGATCAAAAACCTATTGATGAAAAATGTGATTGTTATACATGTAAAAATCATTCACGTGGTTACATACACCATCTTTTTAAAAAAGATGAGGTACTCGGGAAAATCCTTTTAAGCATTCACAATCTGCGATTCAACATTTCTCTGGTAGAGAAAATGAGAGAAGCTATAGAAAATGACGAATTTAAATTTTTTAAAGATGAATTTTTTAGCAGTTCAACATATTCTTTAACTAATTAA
- a CDS encoding flagellar biosynthesis anti-sigma factor FlgM has product MDINNINPADGNNLDKINRKRLDKDFIKRQVKSENLESANRITGESKKYIELSSKIPEIRQELVSKLKESIENGSYNINVDQIVNKMFE; this is encoded by the coding sequence ATGGATATCAACAATATCAATCCTGCTGATGGTAATAATTTAGATAAAATAAATCGAAAAAGGCTTGATAAGGATTTTATTAAGAGGCAGGTAAAATCTGAAAACCTAGAAAGTGCAAATAGGATTACAGGAGAATCAAAGAAGTATATAGAACTATCAAGTAAGATACCAGAAATTCGACAAGAACTGGTATCGAAATTGAAGGAATCTATTGAAAATGGCTCGTATAATATCAATGTAGACCAAATTGTAAACAAAATGTTTGAGTGA
- the flgL gene encoding flagellar hook-associated protein FlgL, producing MRITENLLSSRTLNDIQDVLRKYSDLNSQLTSGKKVRYPSDNAAVATRISNLDSRLREIERYKTNVETAQNYVNMYDTALQEVSSIYLRVKELAVRGANDTLTKEDKVAISEELNKINTQLVSIANTEISGNYVFGGAKNNQKVVEIDSEGNFKIIMPPEANIRQKISVGGQDIEYGKTVYDAFVTDYGASIFAIVKRLSNAIEAGDYTSLQSEMENVEEIQNNVLKNLTEVGATQRVLEMTSNRMEEFKSFSTEFLSNEADADMAQVVMELATQQNVLQAALKAAGNIIPPTLADFL from the coding sequence ATGAGAATCACTGAAAATCTTTTAAGTAGTAGAACACTTAACGATATTCAAGATGTTTTAAGGAAATATAGTGATTTAAATTCTCAATTAACTTCAGGAAAGAAAGTTCGTTACCCATCAGATAATGCAGCTGTTGCAACAAGGATTTCTAATTTAGACAGTCGTTTGAGGGAAATTGAACGTTATAAAACTAATGTGGAAACAGCCCAAAATTATGTGAATATGTATGATACAGCATTACAGGAAGTGAGCTCGATATATCTTAGAGTTAAAGAGCTTGCAGTTAGAGGAGCAAATGATACATTAACTAAAGAGGATAAGGTAGCTATATCAGAAGAACTTAACAAGATAAATACGCAACTAGTTTCTATTGCAAATACGGAAATTTCAGGAAACTATGTGTTTGGGGGAGCTAAAAACAATCAAAAAGTCGTGGAAATAGATAGCGAAGGTAATTTTAAAATAATAATGCCCCCAGAAGCAAATATTAGGCAGAAGATTTCCGTTGGTGGGCAAGATATAGAATACGGTAAAACAGTTTATGATGCTTTTGTAACTGATTATGGTGCCTCAATTTTTGCCATAGTAAAAAGATTGTCCAATGCTATAGAAGCAGGAGATTACACATCACTTCAAAGTGAGATGGAAAATGTTGAAGAAATACAAAACAATGTATTAAAGAATCTTACGGAAGTTGGAGCTACTCAACGAGTTTTAGAAATGACTTCAAACAGAATGGAAGAATTTAAGAGTTTTTCAACAGAATTTTTATCCAATGAAGCTGATGCGGATATGGCTCAAGTAGTAATGGAATTGGCAACTCAGCAAAATGTCTTACAAGCTGCTTTAAAGGCAGCTGGTAATATTATTCCCCCAACCTTGGCAGATTTTCTATAA
- a CDS encoding chemotaxis protein CheW, producing the protein MPSELKIVTFNIGKEKFGLDIMNVDAVIEYEETTKLPNASDYFEGVINYRNEEVLPIINLRRKFKMSDFEDRSHAKVIVLKIDQRRVGIMVDDVKNVRSIDPNLINEKPNIGGMRGADFISGIARLEDGMLVILDIDKLLTEEEKVAIDEVINN; encoded by the coding sequence ATGCCATCCGAGTTGAAAATAGTCACATTCAACATTGGTAAAGAAAAGTTTGGCCTCGATATTATGAATGTGGATGCCGTAATTGAGTATGAAGAGACCACTAAATTACCAAATGCTTCTGACTATTTCGAAGGTGTAATAAATTATCGCAATGAAGAAGTTTTACCTATCATCAACCTGAGAAGAAAATTTAAAATGTCCGACTTTGAAGACAGATCTCACGCCAAAGTAATAGTTTTAAAAATCGATCAAAGACGTGTGGGAATAATGGTTGACGATGTAAAAAACGTAAGAAGTATCGACCCTAATTTAATAAACGAAAAACCTAATATAGGTGGAATGCGCGGAGCTGATTTTATAAGTGGCATAGCACGTTTAGAAGATGGTATGTTAGTAATATTAGATATAGATAAACTGCTAACCGAAGAAGAAAAGGTTGCAATAGACGAAGTTATTAATAATTAA
- a CDS encoding cyclodeaminase/cyclohydrolase family protein, which produces MYKNMTFEEILNKISSTDPASAGETVTALVGALASALGYMVANYTISNENDKDYENTLEVALENLIDIKEKLMEYAEESSKYSERIQNVMEGKDKDKSLTGAAIFSFNMAKSSYNILKNCFTLYKYGNPVLKPEAKITCYLAWATLNSAIISVEANLEKIKEEKVRQNLLNDTIEFKNEADSLLKDLKEEIKN; this is translated from the coding sequence ATGTATAAAAATATGACTTTTGAGGAAATTTTAAATAAAATTTCATCCACAGATCCAGCTTCGGCTGGAGAAACTGTCACAGCTTTAGTAGGGGCTTTAGCGTCTGCACTGGGTTACATGGTTGCAAATTACACTATCTCCAATGAAAATGACAAGGATTATGAAAATACGCTAGAAGTAGCTTTAGAAAATCTTATAGACATCAAAGAAAAACTTATGGAATACGCTGAAGAGTCTTCTAAATATTCAGAAAGGATCCAGAATGTCATGGAAGGAAAAGATAAGGACAAATCTTTAACAGGTGCCGCCATATTTTCTTTCAACATGGCAAAATCATCTTATAACATTCTAAAAAATTGCTTTACCTTGTACAAATATGGCAACCCCGTACTAAAACCAGAAGCAAAAATCACTTGTTATTTAGCATGGGCAACGTTGAATTCCGCCATTATTTCTGTTGAAGCAAATTTAGAAAAAATAAAAGAGGAAAAAGTAAGACAAAACCTTTTAAATGATACAATAGAGTTCAAGAATGAAGCGGATTCCTTGTTAAAGGATTTGAAGGAGGAAATAAAAAATTAA
- a CDS encoding peroxiredoxin: MEGRIPLIGEKFPEMKVLTTDGAKELPKDYKGKWLVLFSHPGDFTPVCTTEFVEFAKKHEDFKKINTELLGLSVDAVHSHIKWMEWIKDNLGVEITFPIIADTMGRVASRLGMVDPEKGSATVRAVFILDPEGTIRLIMYYPSEVGRYIEEIYRAVRALQLADKNKVVTPANWPENSIFGSKVIIPPASTYAEAMKRKTSAEEGYDWWLKVKEVKE, from the coding sequence ATGGAAGGAAGGATTCCTTTAATTGGAGAAAAGTTTCCTGAAATGAAAGTATTAACAACGGACGGTGCAAAAGAACTACCAAAAGACTACAAAGGAAAATGGTTGGTGCTCTTCAGCCATCCAGGAGATTTTACACCTGTTTGTACAACAGAATTTGTTGAATTTGCAAAAAAGCATGAAGATTTCAAAAAGATCAACACGGAACTTTTAGGACTTTCTGTTGATGCCGTTCATTCACATATCAAATGGATGGAATGGATCAAAGATAACCTTGGAGTAGAAATTACTTTCCCTATAATAGCTGATACAATGGGAAGAGTAGCCTCAAGATTGGGAATGGTAGACCCCGAAAAAGGTTCCGCAACTGTTAGAGCAGTTTTCATCTTAGATCCTGAAGGAACCATTAGATTGATCATGTACTATCCTTCTGAGGTTGGAAGATACATCGAGGAAATATACCGAGCTGTAAGAGCTTTACAATTGGCAGACAAAAACAAGGTAGTAACCCCAGCCAATTGGCCCGAAAACTCGATATTTGGAAGTAAAGTAATAATTCCACCAGCATCAACTTATGCTGAAGCAATGAAGAGAAAAACGTCAGCCGAAGAAGGATACGATTGGTGGCTAAAGGTTAAAGAAGTTAAAGAATAA
- a CDS encoding M24 family metallopeptidase produces the protein MRKDRIEKLLNKMAKNNIYQAIISSPPSLYYFLNEWFEPGERLLVLFVNTSGEVKLLVNELFPVNTVEEENLIKYSDSEDPLKILSSLIEKDKPIGIDGSWETRFLLGLMDIIKDLSLKQLSPIISELRMVKDVDEIALMRSSSLLNDSAMEKVIDLVSEMLPEKYLAKAIKNIFEREGADGVSFEPIVGYGQNTANPHHMPTNAKLKDGDVVLLDMGCIKNYYCSDMTRTVFFGKPIETLKNIYHIVLEANLKAIEKIKPGLKASEIDATSRNYIESKGYGKYFTHRTGHGVGIEIHEKPYISSNSEEILTPGMIFSIEPGIYLPGVGGVRIEDLVLVTDNGCEVLNRYPKDFLVI, from the coding sequence TTGCGTAAAGATAGAATAGAAAAACTTCTCAATAAGATGGCAAAAAATAATATTTATCAGGCAATAATATCCTCACCACCTTCTCTTTACTATTTTCTGAATGAGTGGTTTGAACCCGGTGAAAGATTGTTGGTATTATTCGTAAATACTTCTGGCGAAGTTAAATTGCTAGTCAACGAATTGTTCCCGGTAAATACTGTTGAAGAAGAAAATTTAATCAAATATTCTGATTCAGAAGATCCCCTTAAAATTTTATCTTCTCTTATTGAAAAAGATAAACCTATAGGCATAGATGGAAGTTGGGAAACCCGTTTTCTTTTAGGTTTAATGGATATTATTAAAGATTTATCTTTAAAACAGCTTTCTCCAATAATTAGTGAATTAAGGATGGTAAAAGATGTTGATGAAATAGCGTTAATGAGGTCTTCTTCTTTATTAAATGACTCAGCTATGGAAAAGGTTATAGACCTAGTATCAGAGATGCTTCCAGAAAAATACTTAGCCAAAGCCATCAAAAATATTTTCGAAAGAGAAGGAGCCGATGGAGTTTCTTTTGAACCTATAGTAGGATACGGTCAGAATACTGCTAATCCTCATCATATGCCTACTAATGCAAAGTTAAAAGATGGAGATGTCGTATTACTAGACATGGGTTGCATAAAAAATTATTATTGTTCAGATATGACAAGAACAGTCTTTTTTGGCAAACCTATTGAAACCTTGAAAAATATTTATCATATAGTTTTAGAAGCCAATTTAAAAGCTATTGAAAAAATAAAACCTGGCCTTAAGGCGTCTGAAATTGATGCTACCTCGCGTAATTATATAGAAAGCAAAGGATATGGAAAGTACTTTACTCATCGAACAGGGCATGGTGTAGGGATAGAGATTCATGAAAAACCTTACATATCTTCAAATAGCGAAGAAATTCTAACACCTGGCATGATCTTTTCAATAGAACCGGGAATCTATTTACCTGGTGTCGGCGGAGTAAGAATAGAAGATCTGGTTTTGGTGACTGATAATGGTTGTGAAGTATTAAATAGGTATCCAAAAGATTTCTTGGTAATTTAA
- the flgK gene encoding flagellar hook-associated protein FlgK codes for MTLNGLLNTGLLGVYTNKIAMSVVAHNISNSNTQGFSRQSPVIVTTNPINLTTIGSGGAALSFGTGSTVSDIQRVRDEFLDLQFRETSSRLNYWENIYSNVHYIEQLFGEPGETGLRNMYDSYWASIEELKTDPSNEAAKTQVVSRAEELVNTMKDLNYRLEELKNDINSEIKLRIDEINGYLKRIADLNQKILTSSSMSGSPNDLLDERDRLLDKLSELSNIRITSHSNGQISLSMGDKVVLNGSSYQEIRSLTIAETNDAYYAYVGSNLLTFNDGKMSALFELRDEIIPSYQQQLDEFGLYLVDTTNLIYKEGWDSTGTITGANFFADISTKRGFEDSRFFRIAGNSDVFHPDTIKHVTSLSSFYSDPSIDLNNFDLYSVDYSATSPSPYDDSNSIKYDSTNNAIYFDDTSGFQDKLLVDIEGDFLREYGFPTKEIEAYKIEEDYSIVPPKLIIPGEIKLEVPNETDPIYFSNATDLVSKINSDSGGYLKALEREIRNDQGDLIKKFIYILPTKKVPNADLDTIVLNDIDGSLSENDAQRITLDALDTSKPTLNNLLGSNEKIEMSINGIRIEINPLKDTAYDLVDKINATNTGVTASVTPHGSFVLRAGNLIDFDLKNVTIKGPEKLFNALGFIEDDSNNIVTLISPDISPEQIDEKFSEADLLKIDNELGIVNQISVSSNLKENPSLLATDLGYYDINYSPTGAGNVSVWDEISKMYDNSVLDNGRVGFSNFLGNIVTDIGVKGETADKMRLNSEMLNSEISLEKERVMGVSIDEEMTNLVKYQQAFNASARVITAVNQMMETVINNLGVV; via the coding sequence ATGACTTTGAACGGCCTATTGAACACGGGTTTACTAGGAGTTTATACCAATAAAATCGCTATGAGCGTTGTCGCCCATAATATTTCTAATTCTAATACCCAGGGTTTTTCTAGGCAGAGTCCTGTTATTGTGACTACCAACCCTATTAATTTAACAACGATAGGGAGTGGGGGAGCAGCTTTATCTTTTGGAACTGGTTCTACGGTAAGCGATATTCAACGAGTGAGAGACGAATTTTTAGATTTGCAATTTCGAGAAACTTCTTCTCGTTTGAATTATTGGGAAAATATATATTCTAATGTGCATTATATTGAACAATTGTTTGGTGAACCTGGAGAAACGGGTTTGAGAAATATGTATGATTCTTACTGGGCATCAATCGAGGAGTTGAAAACTGATCCATCAAATGAAGCCGCTAAAACTCAGGTTGTATCTCGAGCGGAAGAATTAGTTAACACCATGAAAGATCTTAACTATAGGTTAGAAGAATTAAAAAATGATATAAACAGTGAAATAAAGCTCAGAATAGACGAAATAAACGGTTATTTGAAAAGGATTGCCGATTTAAATCAAAAGATACTCACATCAAGTTCAATGAGTGGTTCCCCTAATGATTTGCTTGATGAGAGGGATAGATTGTTGGATAAACTTTCAGAACTTTCCAATATAAGAATAACAAGTCATTCAAATGGTCAAATTTCTTTGAGTATGGGGGATAAAGTAGTTTTAAATGGAAGTAGTTATCAAGAGATAAGATCCTTAACCATTGCAGAAACAAATGATGCATATTACGCCTATGTAGGTAGCAATTTGTTGACTTTTAACGATGGAAAAATGTCTGCACTTTTTGAATTGAGAGATGAAATCATCCCTTCTTATCAACAACAACTCGATGAGTTTGGTTTGTATTTAGTCGATACAACTAATCTTATTTATAAAGAAGGGTGGGATTCAACAGGAACTATAACAGGTGCCAACTTTTTTGCTGATATAAGTACCAAAAGAGGTTTTGAAGATTCAAGATTTTTCAGGATAGCAGGAAATTCGGACGTATTCCATCCAGACACAATTAAGCACGTCACGAGTTTAAGCAGTTTTTATAGTGATCCTTCAATTGATTTAAATAATTTCGATCTTTACTCAGTAGATTATTCTGCAACTTCTCCTTCCCCATATGACGATAGCAATTCAATAAAATATGATTCAACAAATAATGCTATTTATTTTGATGATACTTCTGGTTTTCAAGACAAACTACTAGTTGATATAGAAGGAGATTTTCTCAGGGAATACGGTTTCCCTACTAAAGAAATTGAGGCATACAAAATAGAAGAGGATTATTCAATAGTTCCTCCAAAGCTTATCATCCCTGGCGAAATTAAGCTTGAAGTGCCGAATGAGACTGATCCTATATATTTTTCAAATGCTACGGATTTAGTATCAAAAATAAATAGCGATTCTGGAGGTTATTTGAAAGCTCTAGAAAGAGAAATAAGGAATGATCAGGGTGATCTTATAAAGAAGTTTATATACATACTTCCCACGAAGAAAGTTCCAAATGCTGATTTGGATACCATCGTATTGAACGACATAGATGGTTCTCTTTCAGAAAATGACGCACAAAGAATAACATTAGACGCCTTAGATACCTCAAAACCTACTTTGAATAATTTATTAGGTTCAAATGAAAAAATAGAAATGAGTATAAATGGAATAAGAATCGAGATCAACCCTCTTAAAGACACTGCTTATGACTTGGTTGATAAAATCAATGCCACAAACACAGGGGTTACCGCTTCTGTAACTCCACATGGCTCATTTGTGTTGAGAGCTGGAAATCTAATAGATTTTGACTTAAAGAACGTTACTATAAAGGGTCCTGAAAAATTATTCAATGCTTTAGGATTTATCGAAGATGATTCTAACAATATCGTTACACTGATTTCTCCAGATATAAGCCCTGAACAAATAGATGAAAAGTTTTCTGAAGCTGATCTTTTGAAAATAGATAACGAGTTAGGAATAGTCAATCAAATTTCTGTATCGTCTAACTTAAAAGAGAATCCATCTTTACTTGCAACCGACTTGGGTTATTATGATATTAATTATTCTCCCACTGGTGCAGGAAACGTTAGTGTATGGGATGAAATATCCAAGATGTATGATAATTCCGTATTAGATAATGGGAGGGTTGGTTTTTCGAACTTTTTAGGAAATATTGTTACAGATATAGGAGTTAAGGGAGAAACAGCAGATAAAATGAGGCTAAACAGTGAAATGTTGAATAGTGAGATAAGTCTTGAAAAAGAAAGAGTGATGGGTGTTTCTATAGACGAGGAGATGACTAACCTTGTCAAATATCAGCAGGCTTTTAATGCTTCTGCCAGGGTTATCACAGCAGTGAATCAAATGATGGAGACGGTTATTAACAACTTGGGTGTTGTATAA
- a CDS encoding carbon storage regulator produces MLILSRKIGESIVIQVGNRKIKLIMVEQDNGNIKIGFEAPKDIKIYREEVYEEIVKQNKASLESDVNRLGKIKTSIPKLVKKDKKQNT; encoded by the coding sequence TTGTTGATATTATCTAGAAAAATAGGAGAATCCATCGTAATACAAGTAGGAAATAGAAAAATAAAACTCATTATGGTTGAACAAGATAATGGAAATATAAAAATCGGTTTTGAGGCACCTAAAGATATAAAAATTTATCGCGAAGAAGTGTATGAAGAAATCGTAAAGCAAAATAAAGCCTCGTTGGAGAGCGATGTTAACAGATTGGGAAAAATAAAGACCAGTATCCCAAAACTAGTAAAAAAAGATAAAAAACAAAATACTTAG
- a CDS encoding cupin domain-containing protein — protein MSQEKAIIGKAKEVKPLIINNEMTKDVEKRILIGKSNYGAPNFVMRLFTVKPGGYSPKHSHRWEHEIFIVKGKAEVYDGEKYNAVEAGSFVYVPGGIEHQLKNAGDEDLEFICVIPTSADEE, from the coding sequence ATGTCGCAGGAAAAAGCAATAATAGGTAAAGCAAAGGAAGTTAAACCTTTAATAATAAATAATGAAATGACTAAAGATGTTGAAAAAAGAATATTAATAGGGAAGAGTAATTATGGAGCGCCTAATTTTGTTATGAGGTTATTCACTGTTAAACCAGGTGGATATTCTCCTAAACACTCTCATAGATGGGAACATGAAATATTTATAGTTAAAGGTAAGGCAGAAGTTTATGATGGAGAAAAATACAATGCAGTTGAAGCTGGAAGTTTTGTTTACGTCCCTGGAGGCATAGAGCACCAATTGAAGAACGCAGGAGATGAAGATTTAGAATTTATTTGTGTTATTCCAACATCTGCAGATGAAGAATGA
- the flgN gene encoding flagellar export chaperone FlgN, with protein MTNISNDLEAIKKVLKEENVSLIELKKSFYNLRESLVKKASIEEINSTLLKIEKLASNFKKIEGLRAQLISKICLEERIQNKLESIIDYFSKNDYEIALLFSELVKNLKELVSEIDLLSNIISFQSNLNNFIYQILNPESITNSKTYSQKGSRLNKDLTSRSWRG; from the coding sequence GTGACCAACATTAGTAATGATTTAGAAGCGATAAAAAAAGTATTAAAGGAAGAGAACGTTAGTTTAATAGAGTTAAAAAAATCTTTTTATAACCTTAGGGAAAGCTTAGTAAAAAAAGCATCTATCGAAGAGATTAATTCAACCCTTTTGAAGATTGAAAAATTAGCAAGTAACTTTAAAAAAATAGAAGGTTTAAGAGCACAGTTAATATCGAAAATATGTTTGGAAGAAAGAATACAGAACAAATTAGAATCGATTATTGATTATTTTTCAAAGAATGATTATGAAATTGCACTTCTCTTTTCAGAACTAGTTAAAAATTTAAAGGAGTTAGTGAGTGAAATCGATCTTTTAAGTAACATCATTTCATTTCAATCTAACTTGAACAATTTTATATATCAAATTTTGAATCCTGAATCGATTACGAACAGCAAAACTTACTCTCAAAAGGGTAGTAGATTGAACAAAGATTTAACTTCAAGAAGTTGGAGGGGTTAG
- the fliW gene encoding flagellar assembly protein FliW: MIKEYETKLGSVKIETEKTIIFEYGIPGFEDLKQFVLLEPEDTYPIMWLASLEDKKVAFPVTFPQLIRNDYQFALPQDLTEYLELEKPEDAIILSILTIPEKEDEITINLAAPIIISQKNHKGVQYLIENEEYKIRHLLKEELERSNAILSVQKDGE, encoded by the coding sequence ATGATAAAAGAATATGAAACGAAGTTGGGAAGTGTGAAGATAGAAACTGAAAAAACCATAATTTTTGAGTATGGTATTCCTGGTTTCGAAGATCTTAAACAATTTGTTTTGCTGGAACCTGAAGATACATATCCTATCATGTGGTTAGCTTCGTTAGAAGATAAGAAAGTAGCTTTCCCTGTTACTTTTCCTCAACTTATAAGAAACGATTATCAGTTTGCTCTTCCTCAAGATTTAACAGAATACTTGGAATTAGAGAAACCAGAAGATGCTATAATATTAAGTATATTGACTATACCAGAAAAAGAAGATGAAATAACTATAAATTTAGCTGCTCCAATTATTATTTCCCAAAAAAATCATAAAGGTGTACAATATTTAATTGAAAATGAAGAATACAAAATTAGACATCTTTTGAAAGAAGAATTGGAAAGAAGTAATGCTATACTGTCTGTTCAAAAAGATGGTGAATAG